One genomic region from Colletotrichum lupini chromosome 7, complete sequence encodes:
- a CDS encoding DEAD/DEAH box helicase produces the protein MDILKVLSRCIKQPAKGAKNANKGAANLPSAGNRTNPQLFHDEVSSARGNKRKRGKEEVEEKEEEQLPEVDFFAPPKSETPKESENAKQPAAKAKKADKASSVKATLLPEDECRQILRSHRLKLTLLSERHKKASKVTKSKKKKVAVEVEKETNQLHPQPLTSFRELRTNYNIAPLLADNLTHQGFKVPTEVQLGALPLLLKPELALKEVPNNEELGDVSKGVDFLAVAPTGSGKTISFLIPAINSIMHKRESSEDKDKHDLSAIIIAPTRELVFQIVNEGRKLALNSGIKIAGMKKGMRFAVAEEDKAESEDEDEDSETEQVKSKSVVKADILVTTPALFYNFLTASSKKDRKVPTVTSLILDEADVLLDPLFREQTMAIWSACPNPELRTTFWSATFGSNIETLVTEAQLARPASKPLIRLVVGLKDTAVPNVTHKLIYTATEKGKLLGLRQLLHPTAGDDSGPPLRPPFLVFTQTIERATALEEELKYDIPLAAGGPTRIAALHSGLADKARANIMRRFRAGEIWILITTDVLARGVDFAGVNGVVNYDVPGSSAAYVHRAGRTGRAGREGGVAVTFYTTDDIPFVKTVANVIAASERQAGKKGEEANVQKWLLDALPNVSKEDKKKIREKGVEARRSHGAAMISSKSKWERRKDANREGATAANKIRIKNARRVGDDEAGAEWGGIDD, from the coding sequence ATGGATATCCTCAAAGTGTTGTCGCGCTGCATAAAACAGCCTGCCAAGGGTGCCAAGAACGCGAACAAAGGAGCGGCCAACCTGCCATCCGCCGGCAACCGAACGAACCCCCAACTTTTCCACGACGAGGTGTCTTCAGCGCGGGGCAATAAGAGGAAGCGAGGCAAAGAAGAGGTCGAAGAGAAGGAAGAGGAACAACTGCCCGAGGTCGATTTCTTCGCGCCCCCCAAGTCCGAAACCCCCAAAGAATCCGAAAATGCCAAACAGCCCGCTGCGAAAGCCAAAAAGGCCGACAAGGCGTCTTCTGTAAAGGCGACTCTGCTCCCCGAGGACGAGTGCCGACAGATCCTTCGCTCCCACCGACTGAAGCTTACGCTCCTCTCCGAGCGCCACAAGAAGGCCTCCAAGGTCACCAagagcaagaagaagaaggtcgCTGTCGAGGTTGAGAAGGAGACGAACCAGCTGCACCCGCAGCCCTTAACCTCTTTCCGCGAGCTTCGGACGAACTACAACATTGCGCCGCTGCTGGCGGACAACCTCACGCATCAAGGATTCAAGGTGCCGACCGAGGTGCAGCTGGGCGCCTTGCCTCTGCTGCTGAAGCCAGAACTGGCACTGAAAGAAGTGCCGAATAATGAGGAGCTTGGAGATGTCTCAAAGGGTGTGGATTTCCTTGCCGTTGCGCCGACAGGCAGTGGAAAGACGATCAGCTTCCTGATCCCCGCGATCAACTCCATCATGCATAAGAGAGAGTCCAGCGAGGACAAGGATAAGCATGATCTGTCTGCGATCATCATTGCGCCGACAAGGGAGCTAGTTTTCCAGATTGTGAACGAGGGACGCAAGCTGGCCTTGAACTCTGGCATCAAGATCGCCGGCATGAAGAAGGGCATGCGCTTTGCAGTTGCGGAAGAAGATAAGGCCGAGAGCGAGGATGAGGACGAGGACAGCGAGACCGAGCAGGTCAAGTCAAAGTCTGTCGTAAAGGCTGACATCCTCGTCACAACACCCGCACTATTCTACAACTTCCTTACGGCGTCGTCAAAGAAGGATCGCAAAGTTCCGACTGTCACATCATTGATTCTTGACGAGGCGGATGTGTTGTTGGACCCCCTATTCCGCGAACAGACCATGGCGATCTGGTCTGCTTGTCCTAACCCGGAGCTGAGAACTACGTTCTGGTCTGCGACTTTCGGATCAAACATTGAGACTTTGGTGACTGAGGCACAGTTGGCGAGACCAGCATCCAAACCGTTGATTCGTTTGGTAGTCGGTCTGAAGGACACGGCCGTCCCCAACGTTACACACAAGTTGATCTACACCGCAACTGAGAAGGGAAAGCTATTGGGTCTCCGCCAGCTCCTTCATCCCACAGCAGGAGACGACTCGGGGCCACCTCTCCGGCCTCCGTTCCTGGTCTTCACCCAGACCATTGAGCGCGCCACGGCCCTGGAAGAGGAGCTCAAATACGACATCCCCCTCGCCGCCGGCGGTCCCACCAGAATCGCCGCCCTGCACAGCGGCCTCGCCGACAAGGCTCGCGCGAACATCATGCGCCGCTTCCGCGCCGGCGAGATCTGGATCCTCATCACGACGGACGTGCTCGCGCGCGGCGTGGACTTTGCTGGCGTCAACGGCGTCGTGAACTACGACGTGCCCGGCTCGAGCGCCGCGTACGTCCACCGCGCGGGACGAACCGGCCGCGCGGGCCGCGAGGGCGGCGTCGCCGTTACGTTTTACACGACGGACGATATCCCCTTTGTCAAGACGGTCGCCAACGTCATCGCCGCGAGCGAGAGGCAGGCGGGCAAGAAGGGCGAGGAGGCGAACGTGCAAAAGTGGCTGCTCGACGCGCTGCCGAACGTGAGCAAGgaggacaagaagaagaTTCGGGAAAAGGGCGTCGAGGCGAGGCGGAGCCACGGGGCGGCCATGATTTCGTCAAAGAGTAAGTGGGAGAGGCGCAAGGATGCGAATAGGGAGGGGGCCACGGCCGCGAATAAGATTCGGATTAAGAATGCAAGGAGGGTGGGTGATGACGAGGCTGGCGCCGAATGGGGCGGTATCGATGATTGA